The following are encoded in a window of Shewanella psychrotolerans genomic DNA:
- a CDS encoding M16 family metallopeptidase, protein MKLFINYIPQKLSRLASVFVIASAVGLAGCAATQQSVSVDTGSFKMPAYEHYQLDNGLSVYLMPQKEVPLITVNAVVRVGAVNDTTSGVAGMTAQSLLLGANGKSKSDIEQMVDFLGASIGAQAGKEGSYVGADFMAKDVDKMLPLVRDLLVSPDFDASEFDKLRQREMAGLAQAKESPRNVIGRYFDKLVFGQHPYGNPSSGTRTSLEELNVSQLRAFHKSYYQPSNSSIAIVGDFEPAVMKTKLASLFGTWSNGEAVQAPMLAKQQPTLDKSRVLLVNKGDAIETTFLIGGKGVARDNPDYVGLQVVNTILGGRFTSWLNDELRVNAGLTYGARSGFTPYSKGGVFRISTFTKSETTKEAIDLALKTYARLWEKGIDQATLDSAKAYVKGQFPPKFETSGQMAELLSDMYLYGFDDAFINDFQKNVDGLTLADTQRLISTHFPQDKLQYVLIGNAAKIADVAAQYGEVIQVEIDAIGFDQ, encoded by the coding sequence ATGAAACTCTTTATAAATTATATTCCGCAGAAATTATCACGACTTGCATCTGTATTTGTCATCGCCAGTGCGGTGGGACTCGCAGGTTGTGCTGCAACTCAACAATCGGTATCTGTCGATACTGGTAGCTTTAAGATGCCTGCCTACGAGCATTATCAGCTAGATAATGGCTTAAGCGTCTACTTGATGCCGCAAAAAGAGGTGCCGCTGATCACCGTTAATGCGGTGGTAAGAGTGGGTGCGGTCAACGACACTACTTCGGGTGTTGCTGGGATGACGGCCCAGTCTTTGTTGCTCGGAGCGAATGGCAAATCTAAGTCAGATATCGAACAGATGGTCGATTTTCTAGGGGCATCAATTGGGGCTCAAGCGGGTAAAGAAGGCAGCTATGTTGGTGCCGACTTTATGGCAAAAGATGTCGATAAGATGTTGCCGTTAGTGCGTGACTTGCTGGTCTCACCCGATTTTGATGCCAGTGAGTTTGATAAGCTGCGTCAACGTGAGATGGCGGGTCTTGCTCAAGCGAAAGAGAGTCCACGCAACGTGATTGGTCGTTACTTCGATAAGTTAGTTTTTGGTCAACATCCGTATGGCAATCCTAGCTCGGGTACTCGTACCTCTTTAGAAGAGTTAAATGTGTCGCAGCTGCGCGCGTTTCATAAGAGTTACTATCAACCAAGCAACAGCTCGATTGCTATCGTTGGTGACTTTGAACCTGCTGTAATGAAAACTAAGCTCGCTAGTTTGTTTGGCACTTGGAGCAACGGTGAGGCAGTACAAGCTCCTATGCTTGCAAAGCAGCAACCAACCCTAGATAAGAGTCGAGTGCTTTTGGTTAATAAAGGTGATGCCATTGAAACGACATTTTTAATCGGTGGTAAAGGTGTTGCTCGCGACAACCCTGATTACGTTGGCCTTCAGGTGGTTAATACCATTTTGGGTGGGCGATTCACCTCATGGTTAAACGATGAATTAAGAGTCAACGCTGGTTTAACCTATGGTGCCCGCTCTGGTTTTACACCTTATTCAAAGGGTGGCGTTTTTAGAATTAGTACCTTCACTAAGAGTGAAACCACTAAGGAGGCTATTGATTTAGCGCTGAAAACCTACGCTAGGCTGTGGGAGAAAGGGATAGATCAGGCAACCCTAGACTCGGCAAAAGCCTATGTCAAAGGACAGTTCCCGCCTAAGTTTGAGACCAGTGGTCAAATGGCTGAGTTATTGTCGGATATGTACTTATACGGCTTCGACGATGCCTTCATCAATGACTTCCAAAAGAATGTCGATGGATTAACATTGGCCGATACCCAGCGACTCATTAGCACGCACTTCCCTCAAGATAAGCTGCAATATGTGCTGATTGGCAATGCGGCAAAAATTGCCGACGTAGCTGCTCAGTATGGCGAAGTGATTCAAGTTGAAATTGATGCTATTGGGTTTGATCAATAG
- the ltrA gene encoding group II intron reverse transcriptase/maturase encodes MMISTEISASPDSAQWQSIDWKSVEPPVLKLQMRIAKATREGKHGKAKALQWILTHSRSAKLLAVKRVSQNKGSKTPGIDGVIWNTDTRRMKAVNQLSRKAYQAKPLKRIYIPKKNGKLRPLGIPCMIDRAQQALHLLALEPISETLADPNSYGFRPNRSTADAVDQCFKCLVQKKSAQWVLEGDIKSCFDKIGHQWLVDNIAIDKRMLEQWLKSGFMDKGLFYRTDEGTPQGGVISPTLMLMTLAGLEQRIKSTALKKGARANFIGYADDFVVTCASKEVLENDIKPLIADFLAERGLTLSEEKTHITHISNGFDFLGFNHRKYKGKLLIKPSKSNTLLFLSNLRELIKKHATIPVNDLIKLINPKLRGWANYYRHCVAKQVFGYVGHKLFYSLWHWAVRRHPTKSKTWVALKYFINRKGQWQFHGWQKVKDMDCQFNLFQIAKVPIERHVKIRSAAIPFDPQYQEYLARRKSKRQARNAWNEPTLTAL; translated from the coding sequence ATGATGATTTCAACAGAAATTAGTGCCTCTCCTGACAGCGCTCAATGGCAGTCAATAGACTGGAAATCCGTTGAACCGCCTGTATTAAAGCTTCAGATGCGTATTGCAAAGGCAACACGAGAAGGGAAACACGGTAAAGCGAAAGCGTTGCAGTGGATACTGACTCACTCGCGTTCAGCAAAACTTCTTGCTGTTAAGCGTGTATCACAAAATAAAGGCAGCAAAACGCCTGGAATAGACGGTGTTATCTGGAATACAGATACCCGCCGCATGAAAGCAGTAAATCAATTGAGCAGGAAGGCATATCAAGCCAAACCACTCAAGCGTATCTATATCCCCAAAAAGAATGGCAAACTTAGACCTCTTGGTATCCCATGCATGATAGACAGAGCACAACAAGCGCTCCACCTTCTTGCATTAGAGCCTATATCGGAGACGCTTGCCGACCCTAACAGCTATGGATTTAGACCCAATCGTAGCACTGCTGACGCAGTCGATCAGTGCTTCAAATGCTTGGTTCAAAAGAAATCAGCGCAATGGGTTCTTGAGGGAGACATCAAATCCTGCTTCGACAAAATCGGGCATCAATGGCTAGTTGATAACATCGCCATCGATAAACGTATGTTGGAACAATGGTTAAAGTCTGGTTTTATGGACAAAGGGCTGTTTTATCGTACTGATGAGGGCACGCCACAAGGAGGAGTTATATCCCCCACCTTGATGCTAATGACTCTTGCTGGACTTGAGCAGCGCATAAAGTCTACAGCACTCAAAAAGGGTGCCAGAGCCAACTTTATTGGATATGCCGACGATTTCGTCGTCACCTGCGCTTCAAAGGAAGTGCTCGAGAACGATATCAAACCGTTGATCGCTGATTTCTTAGCGGAAAGAGGCTTAACACTCTCCGAAGAGAAAACGCATATTACCCACATCAGCAATGGTTTTGACTTCTTAGGGTTCAATCATAGGAAGTACAAAGGAAAATTGCTCATTAAACCGAGTAAATCCAACACGCTGTTGTTCTTGAGTAACCTGCGCGAACTCATCAAAAAGCACGCAACCATCCCTGTTAACGATCTTATCAAACTGATAAATCCAAAACTAAGGGGTTGGGCGAATTATTATCGACATTGCGTTGCTAAACAAGTATTCGGGTATGTTGGGCACAAACTATTCTATTCGTTATGGCACTGGGCAGTAAGGCGTCACCCAACAAAGTCTAAGACTTGGGTAGCCCTTAAATACTTCATCAACCGAAAAGGCCAATGGCAATTTCACGGTTGGCAGAAGGTCAAGGATATGGATTGCCAATTCAATCTATTCCAAATAGCCAAAGTGCCTATTGAGAGACATGTGAAAATTCGAAGTGCGGCTATACCATTCGATCCTCAATACCAAGAATACTTGGCTAGGAGAAAATCGAAAAGGCAAGCTCGTAACGCTTGGAATGAACCTACTCTCACTGCTTTATAA
- a CDS encoding M16 family metallopeptidase, translating into MMRKIIALCMSIGVLFTSAATQATQAEDIKSFTLDNGMKIMVLEDSSIPNANMYLFWKVGSRNEVPGITGISHFFEHMMFNGSKKYGPKMFDRTMEAAGGANNAYTTENITVYTDWFPSNALETMFDLEADRIANLDINEKMVESERGVVASERTTGLENSNWRTLQEEIKGAAFRAHPYSWSVIGHESDIAAWTLDDLVQYHKTYYAPNNGVVVIAGDVKLNEVKALANKYFAPIPAQAPPREVKTVEPLQKGERRVYVQKASVSTPNVMLAYHVPATTSDDYYALDLLSSILTTGNSSRLYQGLVEKQVAIEVETYMPMSFDPNLFYVMGVANPGITALELEKGMIAEINRIAREGVSQHELEKVKNIKLMNFYRAMETINGKANTVGTYELYFGSYDKLFNAPEAYNKVTPEDIQRVAQTYLRRANRTVAVLAATEESDE; encoded by the coding sequence ATGATGCGAAAGATAATCGCATTGTGTATGTCGATTGGAGTGTTATTCACTTCAGCGGCGACACAGGCAACACAAGCGGAAGATATTAAAAGCTTCACGCTAGATAATGGTATGAAGATTATGGTGTTGGAGGATTCATCAATACCTAATGCCAACATGTATCTATTTTGGAAAGTGGGTTCACGTAATGAAGTGCCTGGTATTACAGGGATCTCTCATTTCTTTGAACACATGATGTTCAACGGCTCAAAAAAGTATGGTCCTAAGATGTTCGACCGCACTATGGAAGCCGCAGGTGGCGCCAATAACGCTTATACCACAGAAAATATTACGGTCTATACCGACTGGTTTCCATCTAATGCGCTAGAAACCATGTTCGATCTTGAAGCCGACCGTATTGCCAATCTCGATATCAACGAGAAAATGGTAGAGAGTGAGCGTGGCGTGGTCGCATCAGAACGTACCACAGGCTTAGAAAATTCTAACTGGCGAACGCTGCAAGAAGAGATAAAAGGCGCGGCCTTTAGAGCTCACCCTTACAGTTGGTCTGTGATTGGACACGAGTCAGATATTGCCGCTTGGACACTCGATGACTTAGTGCAATATCACAAAACCTATTACGCACCTAATAATGGAGTTGTTGTGATTGCGGGTGATGTAAAACTCAATGAAGTTAAAGCATTAGCTAATAAATATTTTGCACCTATTCCAGCTCAAGCTCCACCACGCGAAGTTAAAACGGTAGAACCACTGCAAAAAGGTGAACGCCGCGTCTATGTACAAAAAGCCTCGGTGAGTACACCGAATGTGATGCTTGCGTATCATGTGCCAGCCACCACCAGTGATGATTATTACGCTTTAGATCTGCTCTCTTCAATCTTAACCACAGGTAACAGCTCTCGTCTCTATCAAGGCTTAGTTGAAAAACAGGTCGCGATTGAAGTCGAAACCTATATGCCGATGAGTTTTGACCCTAATCTTTTTTATGTCATGGGGGTCGCCAATCCCGGTATTACAGCGTTAGAGCTGGAAAAGGGCATGATTGCTGAGATAAACCGCATTGCTCGTGAGGGTGTTAGCCAGCATGAGTTAGAGAAGGTCAAAAACATCAAGTTGATGAACTTCTATCGAGCGATGGAAACCATTAACGGTAAAGCTAATACCGTAGGGACGTATGAGCTCTATTTTGGCAGTTACGATAAACTGTTTAATGCTCCAGAGGCTTATAATAAAGTCACACCTGAAGATATTCAGCGTGTTGCACAAACCTATCTACGTCGCGCTAATCGCACCGTTGCTGTACTGGCGGCTACAGAGGAGAGTGACGAATGA
- the trmL gene encoding tRNA (uridine(34)/cytosine(34)/5-carboxymethylaminomethyluridine(34)-2'-O)-methyltransferase TrmL: MFHIALYEPEIAPNTGNIIRLCANNGCQLHLIEPLGFDLEEKKLRRAGLDYSDLTRVTRHKDFSCFLEAMAGKRIMACTTKGSRPHSELSFEKEDVLLFGPETRGLPIEIIESLPTSQRLRIPMAASSRSLNLSNAVAIISYEAWRQIGYEGAL, translated from the coding sequence ATGTTCCATATCGCCCTTTATGAACCCGAAATCGCCCCTAATACAGGTAACATCATTCGCTTATGTGCTAATAATGGCTGCCAACTGCACTTAATTGAGCCACTTGGATTTGATTTAGAAGAAAAAAAACTACGCCGAGCAGGTTTAGACTACAGCGATTTAACACGGGTGACGCGTCATAAGGACTTTTCCTGTTTTCTCGAAGCGATGGCCGGTAAACGCATTATGGCCTGCACCACTAAAGGGAGTCGCCCGCACAGCGAACTGAGTTTTGAAAAAGAGGATGTATTGTTGTTTGGCCCTGAGACCCGTGGCTTGCCAATAGAGATTATCGAATCGTTACCCACCTCTCAACGCCTAAGAATCCCTATGGCGGCGAGTAGCCGTAGCTTGAATCTGTCAAATGCGGTCGCGATCATCAGCTATGAAGCTTGGCGACAAATTGGTTATGAAGGCGCGCTTTAA
- a CDS encoding flagellar brake protein has translation MLNNSETNFADLNRMSCNTETQLQILTPTQPIRLRTRLIGVDPNNSVILALGNDKQWIAAKDFIRQGQGVIVRIINSDDPEASILAFRSKIKTLVNHTGRWLIIEYPSELQSVALRQHSRIPIFVAASMHRETDDGYESTSISNGYLQDISIKGGGYTGISLEDCQPGQRYYIQVKINNALETLAVPITIKNIQPPSDDSAQYQYGFSIEEANTNVEEFVQKVIINHLFQQQKNQVT, from the coding sequence TTGCTAAATAATAGCGAAACAAATTTTGCTGATCTCAACCGCATGAGCTGCAATACCGAGACTCAATTACAAATACTTACGCCCACACAGCCCATAAGATTACGTACACGGCTGATCGGCGTTGATCCCAATAATTCGGTTATCTTGGCGCTTGGCAATGATAAACAATGGATAGCGGCCAAAGACTTTATTCGTCAGGGACAAGGAGTGATTGTTCGCATTATTAATAGTGATGATCCCGAAGCCAGTATTTTGGCTTTTAGAAGCAAAATCAAAACACTCGTTAATCATACCGGCCGTTGGTTAATCATCGAATATCCTTCTGAGCTACAAAGCGTAGCGCTAAGACAACACTCGCGTATTCCGATATTTGTCGCAGCATCGATGCACAGAGAAACCGATGATGGCTATGAAAGCACATCAATATCAAATGGCTATTTACAAGATATCTCGATTAAAGGTGGTGGATACACAGGTATTAGTCTTGAAGATTGCCAACCAGGACAGCGCTACTATATTCAAGTCAAAATTAACAATGCACTAGAAACCTTAGCGGTGCCTATCACCATCAAAAACATTCAACCACCAAGCGATGATAGCGCCCAATATCAGTATGGCTTTTCAATAGAGGAAGCCAATACCAATGTCGAAGAGTTTGTGCAAAAGGTAATTATCAATCACCTATTTCAACAGCAAAAAAACCAAGTCACCTGA
- a CDS encoding YSC84-related protein produces MKKLISTLATSCCVLLGLLFSQVSLAADGYGEAINNFKKAPDTQQFFNTAYGYAIFPTVGKGGIGIGAAYGKGRVYKGGVHTGDTSLSQLSIGFQLGGQAYSEIIFFKNAKAYEEFTSGSFEFNANASAVAINIGANAQVGTTGNSAGAGQSGSNKAASAAYINGMAVFTAAKGGLMYEAALAGQSFTFEPK; encoded by the coding sequence ATGAAAAAGTTAATATCAACCTTAGCGACTAGCTGTTGCGTCTTGCTTGGCTTGCTCTTCTCTCAAGTTTCACTTGCCGCTGATGGCTATGGTGAAGCGATAAACAATTTCAAAAAAGCCCCAGATACCCAGCAATTTTTTAATACCGCTTATGGTTATGCCATCTTTCCAACTGTCGGAAAAGGCGGAATTGGTATAGGTGCCGCCTACGGCAAAGGTCGCGTGTATAAAGGCGGCGTCCATACTGGTGATACCAGCTTGTCGCAACTGTCGATAGGTTTCCAGTTAGGCGGACAAGCCTATAGCGAAATCATCTTTTTCAAAAATGCCAAAGCCTATGAGGAGTTTACTAGCGGTAGTTTCGAGTTCAACGCCAACGCCTCGGCGGTCGCGATTAATATTGGGGCTAACGCTCAAGTCGGTACAACAGGTAATTCAGCCGGAGCAGGACAGTCGGGCAGCAACAAGGCTGCAAGTGCCGCCTACATCAATGGCATGGCAGTATTTACTGCCGCCAAAGGCGGTTTAATGTATGAAGCTGCGCTCGCAGGACAATCCTTTACCTTTGAGCCCAAATAG
- a CDS encoding cysteine dioxygenase, which yields MENSARLREFIQSFTHLIEQADNYEERIFVEGKNLLSELIRHDDWLPEEFAKPSVERYQQYLLYCDPLERFSVVSFVWAPGQTTPVHDHTVWGMVGVMRGAELCEEYQLCAEHQRDSATAGLRAIGSHHLPTGSVDLVSPRIGDIHKVSNALKDRVSISIHVYGANIGAVKRYVYDLHSGQIKPFISGYSSKVIPNIWDCSTAQASTY from the coding sequence ATGGAAAACAGTGCCAGATTGCGGGAGTTCATTCAGTCCTTCACCCATTTGATAGAGCAAGCCGATAATTATGAGGAGCGTATCTTTGTCGAGGGTAAAAACCTGTTATCAGAGCTTATTCGTCATGATGATTGGTTGCCTGAAGAGTTTGCCAAGCCGAGCGTAGAAAGGTATCAGCAGTATTTGCTCTATTGCGATCCGCTGGAGCGTTTTTCCGTGGTGAGTTTCGTATGGGCGCCGGGACAAACCACTCCAGTACATGATCACACTGTGTGGGGCATGGTGGGCGTCATGCGCGGCGCCGAGTTGTGTGAGGAGTATCAGCTTTGTGCTGAGCATCAGCGAGACTCTGCAACCGCTGGTTTGCGAGCCATTGGTTCACATCATTTGCCCACAGGTAGTGTTGATCTTGTATCACCGCGCATCGGCGATATCCATAAGGTATCAAACGCCCTCAAGGATAGGGTATCGATTAGCATTCATGTCTACGGCGCTAATATCGGTGCAGTAAAACGCTATGTTTATGATCTTCATTCTGGGCAGATAAAGCCATTTATTTCAGGGTATTCAAGCAAGGTAATTCCTAATATTTGGGATTGTTCAACAGCGCAGGCTTCTACTTATTGA
- a CDS encoding class I SAM-dependent methyltransferase, with the protein MNCCPLCSSTALSFFHRDKHREYLRCDVCQLVSVPQTYLLSSADEKAFYDHHENNSEDLGYRRFLGRTWEPLLERISPTMQGLDFGCGPGPTISVMAQESGLAMENYDLYYFHRPELLDRQYDFITMTEVIEHVADASALLAQLNAMLKANGVLAIMTKRVLGEEAFRHWHYKSDLTHIRFYSAATFEWIANHFHWQLEVIDNDVVFFTKA; encoded by the coding sequence GTGAATTGTTGTCCTTTATGTAGCAGCACTGCGTTATCATTTTTTCATCGCGATAAACATAGAGAATATTTGCGTTGCGATGTGTGCCAATTGGTGTCGGTGCCACAGACTTATTTATTAAGCTCTGCCGATGAAAAAGCCTTTTATGATCATCACGAAAACAATAGTGAAGATTTAGGTTATCGACGTTTCCTTGGTCGAACTTGGGAGCCGTTACTTGAGCGTATATCTCCCACCATGCAAGGACTAGATTTTGGTTGTGGCCCTGGGCCAACCATTAGCGTTATGGCCCAAGAGTCTGGACTCGCGATGGAAAACTATGATCTGTATTATTTCCATAGGCCAGAGTTACTCGATCGCCAATATGACTTTATCACCATGACTGAAGTGATAGAGCATGTGGCCGATGCTTCTGCGCTGCTAGCCCAGCTAAACGCTATGCTGAAAGCAAATGGTGTACTTGCGATTATGACTAAGCGGGTATTAGGCGAAGAAGCGTTTAGGCATTGGCACTACAAGAGCGATCTTACCCATATTCGATTTTATAGTGCTGCCACATTCGAATGGATAGCGAACCATTTTCATTGGCAACTTGAAGTCATTGATAATGATGTGGTGTTTTTTACTAAAGCCTAG